One genomic window of Marinobacter adhaerens HP15 includes the following:
- a CDS encoding TAXI family TRAP transporter solute-binding subunit: MKTQAVMAVAFASTFAVATPATAQDRSDWPSNFTVGTASQGGTYFAYGSGWANFVAENLGVSGGAEITGGPVQNMALVHTGDLKFGLTTMGPARESMDGNSPLAPGMKMDNVCAMFPMYETPFSVTALSSSGITSIADIPDGATIGFGPAGSTSDTYFPRMMETLGVNFERRNGSWSDLGGQLQDGLIDVVAFAAGIPIPAVSQLEVQTDVNIIGMNDAEAETIISNFPVSEFIIPASTYQSLDAPSRVVSMWNFAMVNCDVSESFVYEITKLTMENNDKMVSIHKAARNSVPENYTKNNVLPWHPGAARWFNENGYPIEDSQIK; the protein is encoded by the coding sequence ATGAAAACCCAAGCCGTAATGGCGGTGGCCTTTGCCTCCACCTTCGCAGTCGCAACCCCCGCAACAGCCCAGGATCGTTCGGACTGGCCGAGCAACTTCACCGTTGGTACCGCCAGTCAGGGTGGAACCTATTTTGCCTACGGTTCCGGTTGGGCGAACTTTGTGGCTGAAAACCTGGGCGTTTCCGGTGGTGCCGAGATCACCGGCGGACCGGTTCAGAATATGGCGCTGGTGCACACCGGCGACCTGAAGTTTGGCCTGACCACCATGGGCCCGGCTCGGGAATCCATGGACGGTAACAGCCCGCTTGCGCCGGGCATGAAGATGGACAACGTCTGCGCCATGTTCCCGATGTACGAAACACCGTTCTCGGTGACCGCGCTATCCAGCTCTGGCATTACTTCCATCGCCGATATCCCTGATGGCGCCACGATCGGTTTTGGTCCGGCGGGCTCCACCTCGGACACCTACTTTCCGCGCATGATGGAGACCCTGGGTGTGAACTTCGAACGCCGCAACGGCAGCTGGTCTGATCTGGGCGGTCAGCTTCAGGATGGACTGATTGATGTGGTTGCCTTCGCCGCCGGTATTCCCATTCCTGCGGTCAGCCAGCTGGAAGTGCAAACCGACGTGAACATCATCGGTATGAACGATGCCGAGGCCGAGACCATTATCAGCAACTTCCCGGTGTCCGAGTTCATCATTCCGGCGTCCACCTACCAGTCCCTGGATGCGCCTTCCCGCGTGGTATCTATGTGGAACTTCGCGATGGTCAACTGTGATGTATCTGAAAGCTTCGTGTATGAAATCACCAAGCTGACCATGGAGAACAACGACAAGATGGTCTCCATTCACAAGGCGGCCCGTAACTCGGTACCCGAGAACTACACAAAGAACAACGTCCTGCCCTGGCACCCGGGCGCTGCGCGTTGGTTCAACGAGAATGGTTACCCGATCGAAGACAGCCAGATCAAGTAA
- a CDS encoding mechanosensitive ion channel family protein, whose product MQFFTDIAWGQWISSAFLVVLGLFLGSLAARSVGRFMAQRTSRHHTVMVRRLVFYVIVVLFFVAALREAGFSLDVVLGAAGILTVAIGFASQTSASNMISGLFLLVEKPFEIGDFIEVDATIGEVVGIDMLSVKLRTPDNLYVRIPNETLIKTRVVNRSRFPIRRLDLTVGIAYAEDVERVESLLLTLAEKNPVCLEEPKPFTLVTAFGPSSVDLQFSYWVPKEKVLEGRSGMMVAIKKTLDREGIEIPFPHTSVYAGSHSEPFRVQLLGPEKITEKDLPDVDKDS is encoded by the coding sequence ATGCAGTTTTTTACCGATATTGCCTGGGGGCAGTGGATCAGTTCCGCCTTTCTTGTTGTGTTGGGGCTGTTCCTCGGGTCTCTGGCGGCCCGCAGTGTCGGCCGTTTCATGGCGCAGCGCACCTCCCGCCATCATACCGTCATGGTTCGGCGGCTGGTGTTTTACGTCATCGTGGTGCTGTTTTTTGTGGCGGCCCTGCGGGAGGCCGGGTTCTCTCTGGATGTGGTGCTCGGCGCCGCCGGTATCCTCACCGTTGCCATTGGTTTTGCTTCTCAGACCTCGGCGTCGAACATGATCAGCGGCCTGTTTCTACTGGTGGAAAAACCCTTTGAAATCGGTGACTTCATTGAGGTAGACGCGACCATCGGGGAAGTCGTCGGTATTGATATGCTGAGCGTGAAGTTACGCACGCCGGACAACCTGTACGTGCGGATCCCCAATGAAACCCTGATCAAGACAAGGGTGGTCAACCGTTCCCGGTTTCCGATACGCCGGCTCGACCTGACGGTGGGGATTGCCTACGCTGAAGATGTAGAGCGGGTGGAAAGTCTGCTTCTGACTCTGGCAGAAAAGAATCCGGTCTGTCTCGAAGAACCCAAGCCCTTCACTTTGGTGACAGCGTTTGGTCCATCCTCGGTCGATCTGCAGTTCTCTTACTGGGTGCCGAAGGAAAAGGTGCTTGAAGGGAGAAGCGGCATGATGGTCGCGATCAAGAAAACCCTGGATCGGGAAGGCATTGAAATTCCGTTCCCCCACACCAGCGTTTATGCGGGTAGCCATTCAGAGCCGTTCCGTGTTCAGCTGTTGGGGCCGGAAAAAATCACTGAAAAGGATCTCCCGGATGTCGACAAAGACAGCTGA
- a CDS encoding TRAP transporter permease — protein sequence MTTEQDSKDLPDIEVGEDHVLAHNVDEEPVEANRRLFEGGLLKFVALLAIAYSAFHLYSLNIAPLETWSFRIVHIAGALVLGFVLFAGARFVSSEEGGARHRWTTWISAGAMLPALYVLYQTFSFWQMVQNGAMRIPVELEVWHFGWPLLAATGVGIVMSWFHQRERSVFSVPDLVLIVCSLAVAAYFLVVYNTSMRMSTGTSFAPVGISFAAIAGTALIMELTRRVAGMALVIIGLVFLAYVFAGPYLPGFLGYPGLSVQRFFSQVYTDAGILGPTTAVSSTYIILFIIFAAFLQSSKVGDYFVNFAFAAAGRSRGGPAKVSIFASGLMGMINGTSAGNVVSTGSLTIPLMKKVGYSKQSAGAVEAAASTGGQIMPPIMGAGAFIMAEITGIPYTEIAIAAIIPAILYFASVYFMVDFEAAKTGMRGMREDELPKLRTMMKQCYLFVPIIILIVALFMGYSVIRAGTLATVSAAVVSWLSPNKMGLRHILQALEIASYMAIQIIVVCAAAGVIVGVISLTGVGARFSVLLLDVAATSQLLALIFAMFISILLGMGMPTTAAYAVAASVVAPGLVQLGIEPLTAHFFVFYFAVVSAITPPVALASYAAAGISGANAMETSVASFRIGIAAFIVPFMFFYNGALLMEAGWFEIARALVTATFGVYMLSGGVLGWFASISASWITRLLLIAAALLMIEGGLWTDLTGIALAVLAFVIQKQRKTRLATAGAL from the coding sequence ATGACTACCGAACAAGATTCCAAAGACCTTCCGGACATTGAAGTGGGCGAAGACCATGTACTCGCGCACAACGTGGACGAGGAACCGGTCGAAGCCAACCGCCGGCTTTTCGAAGGCGGCCTGCTGAAATTCGTCGCGCTGCTGGCGATAGCCTATTCAGCCTTTCACCTGTATTCCCTGAACATAGCGCCCCTGGAAACCTGGTCGTTCCGGATTGTGCACATTGCCGGTGCCCTGGTGCTGGGTTTCGTTCTGTTTGCCGGCGCCCGGTTTGTGTCATCGGAAGAGGGCGGCGCACGCCACCGGTGGACAACCTGGATCAGTGCCGGTGCCATGCTGCCGGCTCTCTATGTGTTGTATCAGACATTTTCGTTCTGGCAGATGGTTCAGAACGGCGCCATGCGGATTCCGGTCGAACTGGAGGTGTGGCACTTTGGCTGGCCGCTGCTGGCGGCGACCGGTGTTGGCATTGTCATGAGCTGGTTTCATCAGCGCGAGCGATCGGTATTCAGTGTGCCCGACCTGGTGTTGATCGTCTGCTCGCTGGCCGTGGCCGCCTATTTCCTGGTGGTTTATAACACGTCCATGCGGATGTCGACCGGCACCTCCTTTGCGCCGGTGGGTATCTCGTTTGCAGCCATTGCCGGCACGGCCCTGATCATGGAACTTACCCGGCGCGTGGCGGGGATGGCACTGGTGATCATCGGTCTGGTGTTTCTGGCCTATGTTTTCGCAGGACCCTACCTGCCAGGTTTCCTCGGTTACCCGGGGCTTTCGGTTCAGCGTTTCTTCAGTCAGGTGTATACCGATGCCGGAATCCTTGGGCCGACCACGGCGGTGTCTTCGACATACATCATTCTGTTCATCATTTTTGCCGCCTTCCTGCAGTCCTCGAAGGTGGGTGACTACTTCGTGAACTTTGCCTTTGCGGCGGCCGGCCGTTCCCGGGGTGGCCCGGCCAAGGTATCGATCTTTGCATCGGGCCTGATGGGTATGATCAACGGCACCAGTGCCGGCAACGTGGTATCCACCGGCTCCCTGACGATTCCATTGATGAAGAAGGTGGGCTACAGCAAGCAATCCGCAGGCGCTGTCGAGGCGGCCGCGTCCACCGGTGGTCAGATCATGCCGCCGATCATGGGCGCCGGCGCCTTTATCATGGCGGAGATTACCGGCATTCCCTACACCGAGATAGCCATCGCGGCGATCATTCCGGCGATCCTGTATTTTGCCTCGGTCTACTTCATGGTGGATTTTGAAGCCGCCAAGACCGGCATGCGCGGCATGCGTGAAGACGAGCTGCCAAAGCTTAGAACCATGATGAAGCAGTGCTATCTGTTCGTGCCGATCATAATCCTGATTGTCGCCTTGTTCATGGGCTATTCGGTGATCCGGGCCGGCACCCTGGCGACCGTTTCTGCCGCGGTCGTGAGCTGGCTGTCACCCAACAAGATGGGGCTGCGGCATATCCTTCAGGCACTGGAAATTGCTTCCTATATGGCGATCCAGATTATCGTGGTGTGCGCAGCGGCCGGGGTAATCGTGGGCGTGATTTCGCTGACGGGAGTGGGCGCGCGCTTCTCTGTGCTGTTGCTGGACGTTGCGGCCACGAGCCAGTTGCTGGCGCTGATCTTCGCCATGTTCATTTCCATTCTACTGGGTATGGGGATGCCGACCACGGCGGCCTATGCGGTAGCTGCCTCAGTGGTCGCGCCCGGCCTTGTCCAGTTGGGTATTGAACCGCTGACGGCGCACTTCTTCGTGTTCTACTTCGCTGTAGTTTCCGCGATCACACCGCCGGTTGCGCTGGCCTCCTATGCCGCTGCAGGCATATCGGGCGCCAATGCCATGGAAACCTCCGTGGCCTCGTTCCGGATTGGCATCGCAGCATTCATCGTGCCTTTCATGTTCTTCTACAACGGCGCGTTGTTGATGGAAGCCGGCTGGTTCGAGATCGCGAGGGCACTGGTAACCGCAACCTTTGGCGTTTACATGCTTTCTGGCGGCGTGCTCGGTTGGTTTGCGAGCATTTCCGCGTCCTGGATAACGCGACTCCTGCTGATTGCGGCCGCGTTGCTGATGATCGAGGGAGGGCTCTGGACGGATCTCACCGGTATTGCCCTGGCGGTCCTGGCGTTCGTCATCCAGAAGCAGCGTAAAACTCGCCTTGCCACAGCTGGCGCCCTGTAA
- the rimK gene encoding 30S ribosomal protein S6--L-glutamate ligase, translating to MKIAVLSRNRHLYSTRRLVEEGINRGHEVKVIDCLHCSMNITSANPQIHYHEEVLEDFDVVIPRIGASVTFYGTAVLRQFEMMGVFPVNESVAISRSRDKLRSLQLLARKGVGMPITGFANKPDNVPELLQMVGGAPVVIKLLQGTQGIGVVLAETRKAAESVIEAFMGLKADILVQEFIKEAGGADIRCFVIGDKVIAAMKRQGAEGEFRSNLHRGGTASLIRITPQERSTAIKAAKAMGLNVAGVDLLRSSRGPLVMEVNSSPGLEGIENATGKNVAGMIINWTEKNQKPWKTRTKGRG from the coding sequence ATGAAAATAGCGGTACTGTCACGAAACCGTCACCTCTACTCGACCCGCCGTCTGGTGGAGGAGGGCATTAATCGTGGCCACGAAGTGAAGGTGATTGACTGCCTTCACTGTTCGATGAATATCACCTCGGCCAATCCACAGATCCACTACCACGAGGAGGTCCTTGAGGATTTCGATGTGGTGATTCCGCGGATCGGTGCATCGGTGACGTTTTACGGAACGGCGGTATTGCGCCAGTTCGAGATGATGGGTGTGTTTCCGGTGAATGAATCCGTGGCTATCAGCCGTTCCCGGGATAAGCTCCGCTCGCTGCAACTGTTGGCCCGCAAGGGTGTAGGAATGCCGATTACCGGTTTCGCGAACAAGCCGGACAACGTTCCGGAGTTGCTTCAGATGGTTGGCGGGGCACCGGTGGTGATCAAGCTGCTGCAGGGTACCCAGGGCATCGGCGTGGTGCTGGCAGAAACCCGCAAGGCCGCGGAGAGTGTGATTGAAGCCTTCATGGGCCTGAAAGCGGATATTCTCGTGCAGGAATTCATCAAGGAAGCCGGCGGTGCCGATATCCGTTGCTTTGTGATTGGCGACAAGGTGATCGCGGCCATGAAGCGTCAGGGTGCCGAAGGCGAATTCCGTTCGAACCTGCACCGGGGCGGCACTGCCTCCCTCATACGCATCACCCCCCAAGAGCGCAGCACTGCCATCAAGGCCGCCAAAGCCATGGGCCTGAACGTTGCCGGTGTTGACCTGCTCCGCTCCAGCAGGGGGCCACTGGTAATGGAGGTGAACTCGTCGCCTGGCCTTGAGGGCATCGAGAACGCCACGGGCAAGAACGTTGCCGGCATGATCATTAACTGGACCGAAAAGAATCAGAAGCCCTGGAAGACCCGGACCAAGGGGAGAGGCTAA
- a CDS encoding secondary thiamine-phosphate synthase enzyme YjbQ, with protein MIWDQSFIELAPLPRGFHLVTNEILAQAPDLTNCEVGLLHLFIQHTSASLAVNENADPDVRGDLERHFNVMVPENAPHYEHVMEGPDDMPAHIKSILIGPSLTLPVSHGRLALGTWQGLYLCEHRDRAGSRRIVATLQGRW; from the coding sequence ATGATCTGGGATCAGTCGTTTATCGAGTTGGCTCCGCTGCCGCGGGGTTTTCATCTGGTCACCAATGAAATCCTTGCCCAGGCGCCGGACCTGACCAACTGCGAAGTCGGCTTGCTGCACCTGTTCATCCAGCATACCTCCGCTTCGCTGGCGGTGAACGAGAACGCCGATCCGGATGTGCGGGGCGACCTGGAACGCCATTTCAACGTCATGGTGCCGGAGAATGCGCCGCACTATGAGCACGTTATGGAAGGGCCCGACGACATGCCGGCTCATATCAAAAGCATCCTGATCGGCCCCTCGCTGACCCTCCCGGTCAGCCATGGTCGCCTGGCACTTGGAACCTGGCAGGGACTTTATCTCTGTGAGCACCGGGATCGAGCCGGTAGTCGTCGTATTGTGGCGACTCTTCAGGGTCGCTGGTAG
- a CDS encoding ATP-dependent zinc protease family protein: protein MSTKTADVIKTIPPTPAESKMSLGWREWVALPDLDISRIKAKIDTGARTSCLHTFRTEPYTENGERRVRFWVHPVQNDLHQVVECDARVLDERNVSDSGGHKEMRLVIETTLLIGGQKWPIEMTLTNRDSMRFRMLLGRTAMSGRSVIYPEASYLAGKPALRTEK from the coding sequence ATGTCGACAAAGACAGCTGACGTTATCAAAACCATCCCACCGACCCCCGCCGAGAGTAAGATGAGTCTTGGCTGGCGGGAATGGGTGGCGCTGCCGGACCTGGATATCAGCCGTATCAAGGCGAAAATCGATACCGGAGCCAGAACTTCCTGTCTCCACACGTTCCGCACTGAACCCTACACGGAAAACGGTGAACGGCGCGTGCGCTTCTGGGTTCATCCGGTACAGAACGATCTTCACCAGGTGGTGGAGTGTGACGCCAGGGTGCTGGATGAGCGGAACGTGTCTGATTCCGGCGGCCACAAGGAAATGCGCCTGGTCATCGAGACCACGCTGCTGATTGGCGGCCAGAAATGGCCCATTGAAATGACATTGACCAACCGAGATTCTATGCGGTTCCGGATGTTGCTGGGCCGTACCGCTATGTCAGGGCGCTCAGTGATCTATCCCGAAGCTTCCTATCTTGCCGGCAAGCCGGCCTTAAGGACTGAAAAATGA
- a CDS encoding sensor histidine kinase: protein MPYRIGVFLLFVATLVAAWLLGGWVGYRQVEQESLEESFRYRQLVANELNRYLPVPELMAEHPLLQRALEAPDNPSAILSANEQMQRMATIVGSSDVYLMDTRGLTIAANNYLQPDSFVGRNFNFRPYFYEAMESGDSAIYFALGLMSGVRGLYFSHPVRDEGGQIIGVVAVKVLVHELESQWDRPTGLREAEMVVLDHNGISFLASRQDWLYRNFSGMADAVPDEYSRRRYPDRDLTPMALKTLGTPWGLLEQSATVRIQDSGKPREYLSVSTPLPRMDWTLQVMVSTRSVVWTRLGFAVGGAALFFGGLLTWLYLRERYRREAELALRGEQLERSVAERTADLENSNRKLVEEIRERERTQTELRETQQELIQAAKLAVLGQMSAGLNHEMNQPLTAIQTYARNSRRFLEKGAGEMVDANLSEIILLCDKMAELTRQFKVFARKSEGPPAVVDLRQPIDASLKIIVAQQSSSEIDIQWHRPDSPVMCHGDLIRIEQVMVNLMANAVQAVEGGARPEIRIDIEETEQCWKCLVRDNGPGLQGDTEQIFEPFFTTKSVKQGLGLGLSISRQIVDALGGSLTGRNRRDGPGAEFVVTLKKREAME from the coding sequence ATGCCTTACCGTATTGGCGTTTTTCTCCTTTTTGTGGCGACCCTGGTGGCCGCCTGGCTGCTCGGTGGCTGGGTTGGATACCGGCAGGTGGAGCAGGAGAGCCTTGAGGAGTCCTTCCGGTATCGCCAGTTGGTGGCCAACGAACTGAACCGATATCTCCCGGTGCCCGAGCTGATGGCCGAGCATCCGTTACTGCAACGGGCGCTGGAGGCGCCTGACAATCCCTCTGCTATTCTCTCGGCCAATGAACAGATGCAGCGCATGGCCACTATCGTAGGCAGTTCGGATGTCTACCTGATGGATACTCGCGGCCTGACGATCGCAGCCAACAACTACCTGCAGCCAGACAGTTTTGTCGGGCGGAATTTCAATTTCCGGCCGTATTTCTATGAGGCGATGGAGTCGGGCGATTCGGCGATCTATTTCGCCCTCGGCCTGATGTCTGGCGTTCGGGGTCTGTATTTCTCGCATCCGGTTCGGGACGAGGGCGGCCAGATTATCGGGGTGGTCGCCGTGAAGGTTCTGGTTCACGAACTGGAATCCCAATGGGATCGCCCTACTGGCTTGCGAGAGGCGGAGATGGTCGTGCTTGATCATAATGGCATCAGTTTTCTCGCGAGCAGGCAGGACTGGCTTTACCGCAATTTCTCGGGGATGGCCGATGCCGTGCCCGACGAGTATTCCCGCCGGCGTTATCCAGACCGTGATTTGACGCCAATGGCACTGAAAACGTTGGGAACCCCATGGGGGCTTCTCGAGCAGTCAGCAACGGTCCGTATTCAGGACAGTGGCAAACCCCGGGAATATCTGAGCGTAAGCACGCCTCTGCCGAGGATGGACTGGACGCTTCAAGTCATGGTGAGCACTCGCTCGGTCGTCTGGACCCGGTTGGGTTTTGCGGTCGGTGGGGCAGCGCTGTTCTTTGGTGGCCTGTTGACCTGGCTGTACCTGCGCGAACGCTACCGGCGCGAGGCTGAACTGGCTCTTCGGGGCGAGCAGCTGGAGCGAAGCGTGGCCGAGCGAACCGCAGACCTGGAGAACTCCAATCGCAAACTGGTGGAGGAGATCCGGGAGCGAGAACGCACCCAAACCGAGCTGCGGGAAACACAGCAGGAGCTGATCCAGGCTGCAAAACTGGCGGTGCTGGGTCAGATGTCCGCGGGCCTCAACCATGAAATGAACCAGCCTCTGACGGCCATTCAGACCTATGCCCGAAACAGCCGCCGCTTCCTTGAGAAAGGTGCCGGGGAGATGGTGGATGCTAACCTGTCAGAAATCATCCTGCTGTGTGACAAGATGGCGGAGCTGACCCGGCAGTTCAAGGTGTTTGCGCGCAAATCCGAAGGCCCGCCAGCGGTGGTGGATCTCCGGCAACCGATTGACGCATCCCTGAAAATTATCGTTGCCCAGCAATCGAGTTCGGAAATCGATATCCAGTGGCACCGTCCAGACTCGCCGGTGATGTGCCATGGCGACCTGATACGGATAGAGCAGGTTATGGTTAACCTGATGGCGAATGCGGTTCAGGCGGTAGAGGGTGGTGCACGGCCGGAAATCCGGATTGATATAGAAGAAACCGAGCAGTGCTGGAAATGCCTGGTGCGCGATAATGGGCCCGGATTGCAGGGCGACACCGAACAGATTTTCGAGCCCTTTTTTACCACCAAATCGGTCAAGCAGGGACTGGGTCTTGGACTTTCCATATCGCGCCAGATTGTGGATGCACTGGGTGGCAGCCTGACCGGTCGTAACCGCCGGGATGGGCCGGGCGCAGAATTCGTCGTAACCCTCAAGAAGCGGGAGGCCATGGAATGA
- the phrB gene encoding deoxyribodipyrimidine photo-lyase, translating to MTQLVWFRNDLRVADNPALTAACESSEEVRACFILTPDQWQEHDWSPARVQFVVAHANALAEELAKLGIPLSFIQAKRFDDSLGKLESHCEEHGVTALHFNEEYGVNERKRDKALKHRFDQLGIAVRKYRDQTVAPVGEILTQQNDPYSVFTPFSRRWRSWIEETHPGLFPTPKARGNAVSPEQIDAIPEAFRDAPEPLVATGEDAAHDQLERFLEKRGGAYKEKRDFPAIDGTSQISPYLANGVLSGRQCLIAGRQAQGAGGNQEGLGTWITEIAWRDFYINILYHFPRVSMHRAFKPETETLEWNNPGDRFEAWKTGNTGVPIVDAAMRQLNQTGWMHNRLRMITAMYLTKNLFIDWRLGEAYFMSKLIDGFLASNNGGWQWSASTGTDAAPYFRVFNPVTQSERFDPDGDFIREWVPELAKLDSKRIHDPGAKGGVIPKGYPRQIVDLKESRKEAIAKFQELKN from the coding sequence ATGACACAACTGGTCTGGTTCCGAAACGATCTCCGGGTTGCCGACAACCCCGCCCTCACAGCCGCCTGCGAAAGCAGCGAAGAGGTGCGAGCCTGTTTTATTCTCACCCCGGACCAATGGCAGGAACACGATTGGTCGCCGGCCCGGGTGCAATTCGTCGTCGCCCACGCCAACGCCCTGGCCGAAGAGCTGGCCAAACTGGGTATACCGCTGTCCTTTATTCAGGCAAAACGCTTCGACGACAGCCTTGGCAAACTCGAGAGCCACTGCGAAGAGCACGGGGTGACAGCGCTGCACTTCAACGAGGAGTACGGCGTTAACGAGCGCAAGCGCGACAAGGCATTGAAACACCGCTTTGATCAACTCGGCATTGCCGTTCGCAAATACCGCGACCAGACAGTTGCACCAGTAGGCGAGATCCTCACCCAACAGAATGACCCCTACTCCGTGTTCACACCGTTTTCGAGACGCTGGCGCAGCTGGATAGAAGAAACCCATCCGGGTCTTTTCCCAACGCCCAAAGCCAGGGGTAACGCCGTAAGCCCGGAACAGATTGACGCCATACCCGAAGCCTTTCGAGACGCACCCGAGCCCCTCGTTGCAACCGGTGAAGATGCCGCCCACGACCAGCTCGAGCGCTTCCTCGAAAAACGCGGCGGTGCGTACAAGGAAAAGCGTGACTTCCCCGCCATTGATGGCACCAGCCAGATATCCCCTTACCTCGCCAACGGTGTTCTCTCTGGCCGGCAATGCCTGATAGCCGGCCGACAGGCGCAGGGCGCCGGCGGCAACCAGGAAGGCCTGGGAACCTGGATCACCGAAATCGCCTGGCGGGATTTCTACATCAACATCCTGTACCACTTCCCCAGAGTGAGCATGCACCGCGCCTTCAAACCGGAAACCGAAACTCTTGAGTGGAATAACCCGGGCGACAGGTTCGAAGCCTGGAAAACCGGCAACACCGGCGTCCCCATCGTCGACGCCGCCATGCGCCAACTCAACCAGACCGGCTGGATGCACAACCGCCTGCGCATGATCACCGCCATGTACCTCACCAAAAATCTGTTCATCGACTGGCGCCTGGGCGAAGCCTACTTCATGTCAAAACTGATCGACGGCTTCCTGGCCTCCAACAACGGCGGCTGGCAATGGAGCGCCTCCACCGGCACCGACGCCGCCCCCTACTTCCGCGTGTTCAACCCGGTTACCCAGAGCGAGCGATTCGATCCCGATGGGGATTTCATTCGGGAATGGGTACCGGAGCTAGCGAAACTGGATAGCAAACGGATTCACGATCCGGGTGCAAAGGGTGGTGTTATTCCAAAGGGGTATCCGAGGCAGATCGTTGATCTTAAAGAAAGCAGGAAAGAAGCGATCGCAAAATTCCAGGAATTGAAGAATTAA
- a CDS encoding succinylglutamate desuccinylase/aspartoacylase family protein has translation MARAPYEIAGTQVKAGTRQTVEVPVAKLYTHTPLHIPVEVVHGRRSGPVLMVCGAIHGDEINGVEIVRRVLTNSALRHLRGTLVAVPIVNIFGFVQRTRYLPDRRDLNRCFPGSESGSLGGRIAYLLRTQIMERVTHIIDLHTGAVHRFNLPQIRAELKNPETVRMAEAFGAPIIINSGLREGSLRAYADSQDIPVITFEGGEALRFDDVVIGSGVKGVIRVMRELEMIPAKKGPKAPRKRSETAANSQWVRADIDGIMRPVARLGQKVRKGQRLAMVADPFGESETAVVSPCSGIVICVNNLPLVNEGEAIYHVARFDELSEAEKAMDYFRSSYEGDVGDDVVPVHPWDDRQK, from the coding sequence ATGGCTCGTGCCCCCTATGAAATTGCCGGGACCCAGGTAAAGGCCGGAACCCGGCAAACCGTGGAAGTTCCGGTCGCCAAGCTTTACACCCATACGCCGCTGCACATTCCCGTTGAGGTTGTGCACGGCCGGCGAAGTGGTCCGGTATTGATGGTGTGTGGTGCCATTCACGGTGATGAGATCAACGGTGTTGAGATCGTTCGTCGGGTGCTCACCAATTCGGCGTTGAGGCACCTTCGGGGCACGTTGGTTGCGGTGCCTATCGTGAACATTTTCGGGTTCGTGCAGCGCACCCGATACCTGCCTGACCGGCGGGATCTGAACCGCTGTTTTCCCGGCAGTGAAAGTGGCTCCCTGGGCGGACGTATTGCCTACCTGCTGCGCACCCAGATTATGGAGCGGGTGACCCACATTATTGATTTGCACACGGGTGCAGTTCATCGATTCAATCTGCCGCAAATTCGTGCCGAGCTGAAAAATCCGGAAACCGTGCGCATGGCCGAGGCCTTTGGTGCCCCGATCATAATCAATTCGGGGCTCCGAGAGGGAAGCCTCCGGGCCTACGCTGATTCACAGGACATTCCGGTGATCACCTTCGAAGGCGGAGAAGCTCTGCGATTTGATGACGTGGTGATCGGCAGCGGTGTGAAAGGGGTTATCCGGGTGATGCGTGAACTCGAAATGATCCCGGCGAAGAAGGGGCCCAAGGCACCGAGAAAACGGTCTGAAACCGCGGCCAATTCCCAATGGGTGCGGGCGGATATCGATGGGATCATGAGGCCTGTCGCCCGGCTGGGCCAGAAGGTTCGCAAAGGCCAGAGGCTGGCCATGGTGGCGGATCCCTTCGGCGAATCGGAAACCGCGGTGGTGTCACCCTGCTCAGGTATCGTGATCTGCGTGAATAACCTGCCACTGGTGAACGAGGGTGAGGCAATCTACCACGTCGCCCGATTTGACGAGCTCAGCGAGGCGGAAAAAGCGATGGATTATTTCCGCAGCAGCTACGAGGGCGATGTCGGCGACGATGTGGTTCCCGTGCACCCCTGGGATGACCGGCAGAAATAA